The Haloarcula sp. H-GB4 genome segment CATTTAAAGTTATGACTGTGCACGTATAAGCGAGTCGTTTCTGTCGCTTGTCAAGAAACAATTATTGAGGTTTTGACCGCCCTGCTGTCCCGGGATACCAACACAGTTCGGACGGGGATTGATGCTGATACAGGTCCGTACTGGAACTAATGGGAGTGTCCGTCTACCGATGACTGTCTGGCTTCGCGGTGACCACCTCATCCGGCGATCCGGACCCGTCGCTCAACGGCCTGACGAACCGGTGCTTCTGATAGAATCGGAGTCGTTCGCCCGCAAACTACCGTACCACCCACACAAGCTGATTCTGCTGTTCAGTGCAATGCGGCATTTCCGCGACGAACTCCAAGACGATGGCCGAACAGTCTACTACCACCAGACAGAGAGCTTCGAGGACGGACTGACGGCACATTTTGAGGCCCACCCTGACGACACGCTCGTAACCCACCGTCCACAGACTGAGTCTGCACAGGCGCGTCTCGGATCGGTTGTCGCCGATGCCGGCGGAACCGTCGAGTTTGTCGCCGACGAACGCTTTCTCTGCTCACCATCCCAGTTCGACGAGTGGCGTGGCGACGGTCGCTACCGTCACGAGGACTTCTACCGGTTCATGCGCCGGGAGACGGGTTACCTGATGGCGGACGGTGGCCCCGTCGGCGGCGAGTGGAACTACGACGACCAGAACCGTGAGACGCCACCCGACGAGTGGACGCCACCGGAGCCACCGCGGTTCGAGCCGGATGCCGTGACCGAGGACGTTATCGAGTGGGTCGATTCGACGTTCGAGGGAAGCTACGACGAGCGGCCGTACGGCGGTGACTGGACCGACCCCAAGCCGTTCCGCTGGCCCGTTACTCGCCGGCAGGCCGTCCGCGCGCTGGACCACTTCATCACGAACCGCTTGTCGGAGTTCGGGCCGTATCAGGACGCGGTGCTGGAAGACGAATGGGCAATGAGCCACAGCCTGCTTTCCACGTCGCTCAATCTGGGACTTCTCGGTCCCGACGAGGTCATCAAACGCGCTATCGCTGCCTACGAGGACGGCGACGCGCCGCTGAACAGCGTCGAGGGGTTCGTCCGGCAAGTGCTCGGCTGGCGTGAGTTCCTCCGGCACGTCTACCGTAGGGAAATGCCGGACCTGGCCGAGGCGAACCAGCTCAACGCGAGCGAGGCCCTACCGGACTTCTACTGGGACGGCGACACCGACATGGCCTGTCTCTCCGACGTGGTGGACGGAGTCCGGGAGCGGGGGTATTCACACCACATCGAGCGGCTGATGATTCTCGCTAATTTCGGGCTCATTTACGGCGTCGAACCGGCGCAACTGAACCGCTGGTTCCACGCCGGCTACGTCGACGCCTTCCACTGGGTGACAACGCCGAACGTCGTCGAGATGGGGCTGTACGGCGCGGGCGTGTTCGCCACCAAACCCTACGCCTCATCGGCGAACTACGTGGACAAAATGAGCGACTACTGCTCGGGCTGTCCGTACTACAAGACGAAGACCACCGGCGACGGAGCCTGCCCGTTCAACGCGCTGTACTGGGACTTCCTCGACCGCAACGAAGACACGCTTCGGTCGAACCACCGGATGGGACTGATGTACAGCCACGTCGACAACAAAGGCGACGAGGAACTCACGGAGATACGCGACCGGGCCGAAGAGATCCGCAAAATGGCGGCCGAAGGCGAACTCTGAGCGCCGCTGTCTCGTGGGAGACCGTCGGCACTGGTTACTCGTCTCCGTCCGCGGCGTCAGTTGCCTGCCGCTGTTGCATCTCGTGACGGGTGAACTGTGGTGAGGACAGCGCCGGCCCGCGGCGTCGGCGGAACGACCACGCGAGAATTCCGATCACGGCCGCGCTCCCGCCCAGTGCGAGGGCAGCAGGCTGGAGTCCGCTCACGGTGTAGAGATAGGCACTCACCGGCACGCCGGCGCTAGCGACGATACCGAGCAGGAGCCGCTTGGCGAGCACCCGGCTCAGTCCGTCGGAGTCTTCCAGGACGGTCTTGACAAGCAGTTCTTCGCGCTCGACTCTGTCGAGTGCGCCCTCTAGCTTCGGCGCTGCTCGCACCGCTGATCGGGTCCCGTCCGTCACCGTCTCTTGGATTTCGGTCTTGATCTGCTCCCGAACGTCGTCCCCGGCGCCTTGCTCCATGACGTACTCCGAGATGATCTCGATGAAGTCGAACTCGGGGTCGAGCGTCCGACAGACGCCCTCAAGTACTGTTGTCACACGGACCACCAGCGCCAGGTCCTGTGGCAGTCGCATCGGGAACTCGTACAGTTGCGCCTCGAACTGGCCGACGAGCTGTTCGATACGGTACTCACTGATATCCTCGCCGCGGAACTGCTCGATGACGATGTCGAACGCTTCCCGCATCACGTCGCGGTCGGCCATCGGGTCCAGCGCGCCCATCTCGACGAAGGCGTCCATCACACGGTCCACGTCGTCGGTCGCCAGTCCGACGTAGAACTCAAGCAGCTGGTCCTGTGTTCGGGGACCGAGGTAGCCAGTCATCCCGAAATCATAGAAGACGAGCGTCCCGTCGGGCTGGACCGCCAGATTTCCGGGGTGGGGGTCGGCGTGGAAGAGGCCGTCCTCGACGATCATCTGGATGTACACCTCTTCGAGGCGGCGGACGAGCGCCGGGCGGTCGATGCCCAGTTCGTCAAGTCGCTCCACGTCGTCGATTTTCACCCCGTCGAGGTATGTCATCGTCAGCACGCGGTCCGTCGAGTGGCTCTTGACAACGTCTGGGATGGCGATGTCGTCGTCGTTTGCGAAGTTGTCGCCGATTTCGCGGAGCATTCGCGCCTCGTGGTCGTAGTCCATTTCCCGGCGGACAGTCGTTGCGAACTCCTCGGTGAGATTTTCCAGCGTGAATGCCTGGCCCGGGTCTGCGCCGTAGGTGAGCACCGGCAGCAACGTCGACAGCACGCGCAGGTCGGATTCGACACGCGTCCTGATATTGGGACGGAGCACCTTCACAGCGACCCGCTGGCCGTCGATCTGCGCCTCGTACACCTGCCCAAGCGAGGCTCCGGAGATGGCTGTCGTGTCGAACTCCCCGAACAGCGTGTCAATATCGTCGCCAAGCTCTCGTTCGATAACAGGCTCGATGGTCGCCCAGGCGTCCGGCGGAACGTTGTCCTGCAGTTCCGAGAGCACGTCGACGTACGCCCGCGGCAGGGCGTCGGGCCGGGTCGAGAGCATCTGCCCGAGTTTGATGAACGCCGGGCCGAGGTCGACAAAGGTGTCTTTCAGGTAGCGGGCGCGCCGCGTCCGCGTCTCGGGGGCCACTGACCGGGACCGACCGAACAGGAGGAACCGTTTCCGGTCCCGACCCCACTGCCAGAGCAGCGGGACGAACTGCCAGACGATGACGAGCGCCCGCCAGAGCGCCCGGAGTCGAACGCCGACACCGCCCGGCTGTGACACTGTCTCTCCCGTCGGCTCGTCGGCGACACGCTCCTCAGCAGTCACTGTTCGTAGATGAGGCCCGGCGACAAATGAGTCTGCTGGAGACGGTTCCGGTCAGCGACGGAGGAATCCGAACAGCCGGTACGCCGAATCCGGTGTGTACCGGCGGAACGCGAGGCTGTTTGCGAGCACCGACACGGACGAGGCAGCCATCGCCGCGGCGGCAAGTGCCGGCTGGAGGAGTCCCAGCGAGGCCAGCGGAATCATCACGGTGTTGTATCCGAGCGCCCAGAAGAGGTTCTGCTTGATCTTCTGGAGCGTGGCCTCGGATATCCGGATGGCCTTCACCACGTCGGCGGGGTCGTCCCGAAGCAGGGTCACGTCCCCGGCCTCGATTGCCACGTCGGTCCCAGAGCCGATGGCACAACCGACGGTCGCGGCCGCCAGCGCCGGCGCGTCGTTGACGCCGTCACCGACCATCATCGCCTGGTCGCCGTCGCTCTGAAGGTCGTTGACCGCGTCGGCCTTGTCTTCCGGCAGTACGTCGGCCATCACGTTGTCGGGGTCGATACCGACTTCTTCGGCAACCGCGCGGGCAGTCCGCTCGTTGTCGCCGGTGATGAGCCAGACGCCGAGTCCGCGCTCGCGCAGGCCGCTGACGGCGGTCTTCGCGGACTCCTTGACCGTGTCCGCGTCGGCGACGATACCGATGAGACGGTAGTCCGGGTCACTGTCGCCCTCGGTGCCGTCACCATCCGCATCCTCGGCCAGCGCGACCAACATCGCCGTCTTGCCCTCGCGTTCGAGGGCGTCCATCCGGTCCTCTGCCGGCGCGGTGTCGACACCGGCCTCGGACAGCAGTTTCCGGTTGCCGACGAGGACGTGACCGTGACGCGTCGTCGCTTTCACGCCCTGTCCGGGGACGTTCTCGAATTCGTCGGGGTCTTCGACCTCGATGCCGCGGTCGCGTGCGCCGTCGACGATGGCCTCAGCCAGTGGGTGCTCGCTGGCGTGTTCGGCGCTGGCGGCGACTTCGAGGATGAACTCTTCTGTCAGTTCGCGCTCGGGTCGGAGCGTCCCTCCGTCGGCGGCCGGTCCGACGACTTCCACATCCGTGAGTTCCATCTCGCCTTTCGTCAGCGTCCCCGTCTTGTCGAAGACGACAGTGTCGACCTCGTGGACGCGTTCGAGCACGTCGCCGCCCTTGAACAGGACGCCGTTGCGCGCGCCGATTGCTGTTCCGACCATCGTCGCAGCGGGCGTTGCCAGCCCGAGTGCGCAGGGACAGGCGATCAGGACAGCGGACGCGAACACGACGACGGCGAACTCGCTCACACCGACGCCGGCCGGACCGCCCGCGGCCAGTCCCCACAGTGGGAGCGCGTCAACGACGGCGGCCAGCGTCTCCGGCGCGACCGCCCACAGCACCGCCCAGAGGACGGCGTTACCGATGACTGCCGGGACGAAGTACGCCGAGATGCGGTCGGCGACGTTCTGGATGTCCGGCTGGCGCGACTGGGCCTGCCGGACACGCTCTGCTATCTGCTGGATAGCCGTCTCCGAGCCGACCTTCGTCGCCTCGACTTCGAGGACACCGTTCTGGTTCACCGTCGAGCCGATGACCTCATCGCCCTCGCCTTTCTCGACCGGGACGGACTCGCCGGTCACCATCGACTCGTCGACCGCCGAATCGCCGTCCACGACGACGCCGTCCGTCGGAATCTTCTCTCCAGGCCGGACTTTCAGCCGGTCGCCGACCCCCACTTCGTCGATGGGAATCTCTTCCTCGCTGCCGTCGTCACGGACGACCGTTGCCGTGTCAGCCTCCATCTCGAGCAGTTGCTGGATGGCGGCCCCGGCCTGACTCTTCGAGCGGGCTTCGAGATAGTTACCGAGCGTAATGAACACGAGGATCAGCGCGGCCGTGTCGAAGTACAGCCCCGTGCTCGCGATCAGTCCGGACAGCGCGGCCACCGAGTAGACGTACGCCGTCGAGGAACCCAGGGCGATGAGCACGTCCATGTTCGCCCGCCGGTTGTTGACCAGCGCCTTGTAGGCGTTCTCGTAAAACGGCTTGCCCAGCAGCATCTGGACCGGTGTCGCGAGCGCGAAGGCAACCCAACCCTGTGGCACGCCTAGAACCGTCTCGCCGACGAGGCCGAGCGAGAACAGGTGGTCCGCCATGAACAGCAAGAGCGGGGCCGACAGTACCGCTCCGAACAGCGTGAGTCGGAGCTGTTTGCGCGTCTCCTCGTTGCGCGCGGCAGCACGGCGGTCAGCGCCGGACTGCTCACCGCTGTCGCCGTCCCCACCGTTTGCACTCCCGCTGTTCTCCCTTACGGGAGTGTAGCCGGCAGATTCGATAGCGTCGTAGAGGTCTGAACGCGACACGTCGGCCGGATTGTACGTGACCTGGGCCTCGTCGGTGGCATAGTTCACGCTGGCGTCGATGACGCCCGCGGTCCCTTCCAGCGCCTCCTCGTTGGTGTCTGCGCAGTTTGCACACGACATGTCGGTGATGCCGACAGTCACTGTCTCCGTTGCGACGCCGTAGCCGGCGTCCTGTACGGCGGCGACGATATCGGCCAGTGACACCACGTCAGGGTCGTACTCGACGCTCCCCTCGTCGGTGGCGTAGTTCGCGTCGACGGACGTGACCCCGTCCAGCTCGCCCACCGACTCCTCGATAGTGCCCGCACAGTTGGCACAGCTCATCCCCGTCAGTTCGAGCCGAGTGGTCCGGTTACTCATCTTGTTTCATTATACGCCCCCCGTATTCATGCGGTTTGTCCCTTTTATTCGAACCTCAAAATAGGCCATTAGACTGGTATCCAAACCTATACAGCCGGAAAGTCAGCAATCAAAAGGAGGTGTCGTGGTTCAGGCACCATCTTTCAGTGACTCGTACTGGTCGACGAACCGCTCTGCACAGGACCCACAGCAGAAGTAGTACCGCTCTCCGTCGAGCGTGCGTTGCTCACCTTCTTCATCGACGGTGTTGCCACACTCCGCACAATCGGGCGCAAACTCCGCCGCACCAAGCCCGACGGTCCACTCGCTGTCCGCAATCATCCGCACCTCGTAGCGGTCCACGTCCCCGAGGTCGACGTGTTCGGCGAGGAGTTCGCTCGCGTCGGACTGCGGAACGGTCGCCGCCAGCACGACCCGACCGCCGGCGGTCCGATAGACTCGCTCAACGGCGTCGGCGTCGCTGACCGCCCCGGCGATATCGGCGGCCCGACCCGGCTTTGCGTCTATCTCGATCAGGACTGGCACGCCGGCTTGTAACAGTGAGCGGTCGACATCGACGGTAAAGCCCTGTATCAGTCCCATTTCGAGGAGTCGGTCGATTCGGTCGGAGACTGCAGGGGCCGAGAGGTCCACCCGCTCGGCAATGTCACTGTAGGGCCGCCTGGCGTCTTCGAGCAGCAACCGGAGGATTTCGTGGTCTGTGTCGTCGAGTCCGGGCATATCGGACCAACTTCGAGCGCCGGTTTATGTGTTGTGTCCGCCCGTGTCTGTGACACAGAGCGGATTTCAGGCATGGGTGCCTCGAAAAATTAGATGAGTCTAATTCTATAGTTAGATGAAAACTATTATATTCTTCTCCGATAGCAAGCAACACATGGCAACTAACCAACTCTGTGGCGATAAGCCGTATAGAGTCACCCGTAGGCAGGCACTCAGTGCCGGAGCTGGAGTTCTTGCGTCCGGCTTTGCCGGCTGTCTGACCGGCGGCGGGACGGAAGCGGGATCGAATAGCAGCGACAGTCCCAGCGGTGCGGACGGACCGGTCGCGGTCGCGTCGTTCTTCAGTTTCTACGACTTCGCTCGGAAGGTCGCACGCGGGAC includes the following:
- a CDS encoding winged helix-turn-helix transcriptional regulator, with the protein product MPGLDDTDHEILRLLLEDARRPYSDIAERVDLSAPAVSDRIDRLLEMGLIQGFTVDVDRSLLQAGVPVLIEIDAKPGRAADIAGAVSDADAVERVYRTAGGRVVLAATVPQSDASELLAEHVDLGDVDRYEVRMIADSEWTVGLGAAEFAPDCAECGNTVDEEGEQRTLDGERYYFCCGSCAERFVDQYESLKDGA
- a CDS encoding cryptochrome/photolyase family protein; the encoded protein is MTVWLRGDHLIRRSGPVAQRPDEPVLLIESESFARKLPYHPHKLILLFSAMRHFRDELQDDGRTVYYHQTESFEDGLTAHFEAHPDDTLVTHRPQTESAQARLGSVVADAGGTVEFVADERFLCSPSQFDEWRGDGRYRHEDFYRFMRRETGYLMADGGPVGGEWNYDDQNRETPPDEWTPPEPPRFEPDAVTEDVIEWVDSTFEGSYDERPYGGDWTDPKPFRWPVTRRQAVRALDHFITNRLSEFGPYQDAVLEDEWAMSHSLLSTSLNLGLLGPDEVIKRAIAAYEDGDAPLNSVEGFVRQVLGWREFLRHVYRREMPDLAEANQLNASEALPDFYWDGDTDMACLSDVVDGVRERGYSHHIERLMILANFGLIYGVEPAQLNRWFHAGYVDAFHWVTTPNVVEMGLYGAGVFATKPYASSANYVDKMSDYCSGCPYYKTKTTGDGACPFNALYWDFLDRNEDTLRSNHRMGLMYSHVDNKGDEELTEIRDRAEEIRKMAAEGEL
- a CDS encoding heavy metal translocating P-type ATPase, encoding MSNRTTRLELTGMSCANCAGTIEESVGELDGVTSVDANYATDEGSVEYDPDVVSLADIVAAVQDAGYGVATETVTVGITDMSCANCADTNEEALEGTAGVIDASVNYATDEAQVTYNPADVSRSDLYDAIESAGYTPVRENSGSANGGDGDSGEQSGADRRAAARNEETRKQLRLTLFGAVLSAPLLLFMADHLFSLGLVGETVLGVPQGWVAFALATPVQMLLGKPFYENAYKALVNNRRANMDVLIALGSSTAYVYSVAALSGLIASTGLYFDTAALILVFITLGNYLEARSKSQAGAAIQQLLEMEADTATVVRDDGSEEEIPIDEVGVGDRLKVRPGEKIPTDGVVVDGDSAVDESMVTGESVPVEKGEGDEVIGSTVNQNGVLEVEATKVGSETAIQQIAERVRQAQSRQPDIQNVADRISAYFVPAVIGNAVLWAVLWAVAPETLAAVVDALPLWGLAAGGPAGVGVSEFAVVVFASAVLIACPCALGLATPAATMVGTAIGARNGVLFKGGDVLERVHEVDTVVFDKTGTLTKGEMELTDVEVVGPAADGGTLRPERELTEEFILEVAASAEHASEHPLAEAIVDGARDRGIEVEDPDEFENVPGQGVKATTRHGHVLVGNRKLLSEAGVDTAPAEDRMDALEREGKTAMLVALAEDADGDGTEGDSDPDYRLIGIVADADTVKESAKTAVSGLRERGLGVWLITGDNERTARAVAEEVGIDPDNVMADVLPEDKADAVNDLQSDGDQAMMVGDGVNDAPALAAATVGCAIGSGTDVAIEAGDVTLLRDDPADVVKAIRISEATLQKIKQNLFWALGYNTVMIPLASLGLLQPALAAAAMAASSVSVLANSLAFRRYTPDSAYRLFGFLRR
- a CDS encoding AarF/ABC1/UbiB kinase family protein, with translation MTAEERVADEPTGETVSQPGGVGVRLRALWRALVIVWQFVPLLWQWGRDRKRFLLFGRSRSVAPETRTRRARYLKDTFVDLGPAFIKLGQMLSTRPDALPRAYVDVLSELQDNVPPDAWATIEPVIERELGDDIDTLFGEFDTTAISGASLGQVYEAQIDGQRVAVKVLRPNIRTRVESDLRVLSTLLPVLTYGADPGQAFTLENLTEEFATTVRREMDYDHEARMLREIGDNFANDDDIAIPDVVKSHSTDRVLTMTYLDGVKIDDVERLDELGIDRPALVRRLEEVYIQMIVEDGLFHADPHPGNLAVQPDGTLVFYDFGMTGYLGPRTQDQLLEFYVGLATDDVDRVMDAFVEMGALDPMADRDVMREAFDIVIEQFRGEDISEYRIEQLVGQFEAQLYEFPMRLPQDLALVVRVTTVLEGVCRTLDPEFDFIEIISEYVMEQGAGDDVREQIKTEIQETVTDGTRSAVRAAPKLEGALDRVEREELLVKTVLEDSDGLSRVLAKRLLLGIVASAGVPVSAYLYTVSGLQPAALALGGSAAVIGILAWSFRRRRGPALSSPQFTRHEMQQRQATDAADGDE